One part of the Candidatus Effluviviaceae Genus V sp. genome encodes these proteins:
- a CDS encoding DUF4412 domain-containing protein, whose product MRRTLLLTLALLVALAAPGTAGFKIEQTMSGMDEQAVIFVDANRIKIESGQEVIFNIEDNILYMLVPERQIYWSGTPEELVTSIRSAMESAMEGMLAQVPEDQRDQYREQMKSMGMFVPGEDDGEAEEHDVAIEKTGNAEEIAGYATEEYQILVDGELVEKVWMADDVPVSDEIDLKRFAEYAAAMKQFSGEYAYETSDEYLSRMASGYPMRTQPFRQGQEGPETEVTALIEMDVPDAKFEVPEGYEKVTLMELQGGMGAPRGGAQAPGTAPPPQAPGMP is encoded by the coding sequence ATGAGACGCACACTTCTGCTGACGCTCGCCCTGCTCGTCGCGCTCGCCGCGCCCGGTACGGCCGGGTTCAAGATCGAGCAGACGATGTCGGGCATGGACGAACAGGCCGTGATCTTCGTCGACGCGAACCGTATCAAGATAGAGAGCGGCCAGGAGGTCATCTTCAACATCGAGGACAACATACTCTACATGCTCGTCCCCGAGCGCCAGATCTACTGGAGCGGCACGCCCGAGGAACTCGTCACATCCATCAGATCCGCCATGGAGAGCGCCATGGAGGGCATGCTGGCACAGGTGCCGGAGGACCAGCGCGACCAGTACCGGGAGCAGATGAAGAGCATGGGGATGTTCGTCCCCGGCGAGGATGACGGCGAGGCCGAGGAGCACGATGTCGCGATCGAGAAGACCGGGAACGCGGAGGAGATCGCGGGGTACGCGACCGAGGAGTACCAGATCCTCGTCGACGGCGAGCTCGTCGAGAAGGTCTGGATGGCCGACGACGTGCCGGTCTCCGATGAGATCGACCTCAAGCGGTTCGCCGAGTACGCAGCCGCGATGAAGCAGTTCTCAGGCGAGTACGCCTACGAGACGAGTGACGAGTACCTCAGCCGGATGGCGTCGGGATATCCGATGCGGACGCAGCCGTTCCGCCAGGGCCAGGAGGGCCCCGAGACCGAGGTGACCGCGCTCATCGAGATGGACGTGCCCGACGCGAAGTTCGAGGTTCCCGAGGGCTACGAGAAGGTGACGCTGATGGAGCTCCAGGGCGGCATGGGCGCTCCGCGGGGCGGCGCGCAGGCACCCGGCACGGCGCCTCCGCCGCAGGCCCCGGGCATGCCGTAG
- a CDS encoding aminoacyl-tRNA hydrolase, whose protein sequence is MIRITRSISLDESELEERFIRSPGPGGQNVNKVASAVQLRLDVEGSRSLPDRVKDRLRSLAGQRMTDDGVLIIEARRHRSQHRNREDALERLVALIRKAARPGKKRKATKPTKASRKRRLEQKRRHSQKKRARRKPIPRPDE, encoded by the coding sequence TTGATCCGCATCACCCGAAGCATCTCCCTGGACGAGTCCGAGCTCGAGGAGCGGTTCATCCGCTCCCCGGGCCCGGGCGGTCAGAACGTCAACAAGGTTGCGTCCGCCGTTCAGCTGCGTCTGGACGTCGAGGGTTCGAGGTCGCTGCCCGACCGCGTGAAGGACCGTCTCCGCTCCCTCGCCGGCCAGCGCATGACCGACGACGGCGTCCTCATCATCGAGGCCAGACGGCACCGCTCGCAGCACCGGAACCGCGAGGACGCCCTCGAACGACTGGTCGCGCTCATCAGGAAGGCCGCGCGGCCCGGGAAGAAGCGGAAGGCGACGAAACCCACGAAGGCATCGCGCAAGCGCCGCCTCGAACAGAAGCGCCGGCACTCGCAGAAGAAACGGGCGCGCCGCAAGCCGATCCCGCGCCCGGATGAGTAG
- the pyk gene encoding pyruvate kinase: MKRTKVVCTLGPASSSRETIAAMIEAGMDVARLNFSHGEREDHGSVLELVRSVAADLGRNVAVLQDLAGPKTRIGPIREGQVVLRSGDRFVLTSRDVPGDDRSVSLTYRELPGDVSPGDRLLLADGTIELRAEDVSGEEITTTVVVGGPLSSHKGINLPDSSIQAPILSEKDRADLEYGLDAGVDYVALSFVRTADDVREARELVDHHEGTAKLIAKIEKHEAVDNIDAIIELVDGVMVARGDLGVEIPVEDVPTVQKRIVEKTNRAGKPVITATQMLTSMVTSPQPTRAEVSDVANAILDGTDAVMLSEETAVGSHPAAAVAVLSKVAAAQERVFPYTAWTRRMAEGSDMSPDEAVAHSACRIAEEIGAAAIITFTKSGSTTRLVAKYRPEQPILAMTPDEATVRRLALVWGAVPILTGPADDAGDIEHEALGLALESGLVKPGDRVLITAGLPLYVPGTTNLIKISTTEGASR; this comes from the coding sequence ATGAAGCGCACGAAGGTCGTCTGTACCCTGGGGCCGGCCAGCTCGTCGCGCGAGACCATCGCCGCGATGATCGAAGCGGGCATGGACGTCGCGCGGCTCAACTTCTCACACGGGGAGCGGGAGGACCACGGCTCGGTGCTCGAGCTCGTCCGCTCGGTCGCGGCCGACCTCGGCCGGAACGTCGCAGTCCTTCAGGACCTCGCCGGCCCGAAGACGAGGATCGGACCGATCAGGGAGGGGCAAGTCGTCCTCCGGTCAGGGGACCGCTTCGTGCTGACGTCGCGCGATGTGCCCGGAGACGACCGCTCCGTCTCGCTGACCTACAGGGAGCTTCCCGGGGATGTGAGCCCCGGGGACAGGCTGCTCCTGGCCGACGGCACCATCGAGCTCAGGGCCGAGGACGTGTCGGGCGAGGAGATCACGACAACGGTCGTGGTCGGCGGTCCCCTGAGTTCCCACAAGGGCATCAACCTGCCCGACAGCTCGATCCAGGCACCGATACTCTCCGAGAAGGACCGGGCCGATCTCGAGTACGGCCTCGACGCAGGCGTCGACTACGTCGCGCTCTCGTTCGTGAGGACCGCGGACGATGTACGTGAGGCCCGCGAGCTCGTCGACCACCACGAGGGGACGGCGAAGCTCATCGCCAAGATCGAGAAACACGAGGCCGTCGACAACATCGACGCCATCATCGAGCTTGTAGACGGCGTGATGGTCGCGCGTGGGGACCTCGGCGTCGAGATCCCCGTGGAGGACGTGCCGACAGTTCAGAAGCGGATCGTCGAGAAGACGAACCGTGCCGGCAAACCGGTCATCACGGCGACCCAGATGCTGACCTCGATGGTAACGAGCCCCCAGCCGACGCGCGCCGAGGTCTCCGACGTAGCGAACGCGATCCTGGACGGAACCGACGCCGTCATGCTGTCCGAGGAGACTGCTGTGGGGTCGCATCCCGCGGCCGCGGTGGCCGTGCTGAGCAAGGTCGCCGCCGCGCAGGAGCGCGTCTTCCCATACACCGCGTGGACGCGGCGAATGGCCGAGGGCTCCGACATGAGTCCCGACGAGGCGGTGGCCCACTCGGCCTGCCGGATCGCTGAGGAGATCGGCGCGGCCGCGATCATCACGTTCACGAAGTCGGGCAGCACGACCCGCCTCGTGGCCAAGTATCGTCCCGAGCAGCCGATCCTCGCGATGACGCCCGACGAGGCCACGGTCAGGCGGCTCGCCCTCGTGTGGGGCGCCGTCCCGATTCTGACCGGTCCGGCCGACGACGCCGGTGACATCGAGCATGAGGCCCTGGGTCTCGCGCTCGAGAGCGGCCTCGTCAAGCCCGGCGACCGCGTGCTCATCACCGCGGGGCTTCCGCTCTATGTGCCGGGCACAACGAACCTGATCAAGATATCGACGACCGAGGGCGCGTCCCGGTGA